Proteins from a genomic interval of Beijerinckia indica subsp. indica ATCC 9039:
- a CDS encoding ETC complex I subunit has translation MSVRIYRPAKSATQSGTARSKVWLLVFDPASPRSTDPLMGWTSSGDMNSQVRLRFTTKEEAIAYAEKNGLDYRVEEPKLAPRKILSYSDNFKSTRAGPWTH, from the coding sequence ATGAGCGTCAGAATCTACCGTCCCGCCAAAAGCGCGACGCAATCGGGTACGGCGCGTAGCAAGGTCTGGCTCCTGGTCTTCGATCCGGCTTCGCCGCGCAGCACCGATCCTCTGATGGGATGGACGAGCTCCGGAGACATGAACAGCCAGGTTCGGCTGCGCTTCACCACCAAGGAAGAAGCGATCGCCTATGCCGAGAAGAATGGGCTCGATTATCGAGTCGAGGAGCCCAAGCTCGCGCCACGCAAAATCCTTTCCTATTCGGACAATTTTAAATCCACGCGGGCCGGTCCCTGGACACATTGA
- a CDS encoding DUF192 domain-containing protein: protein MTSRLLAPLLVLCLFLFGFDRGIRFTYAAEDSLEPLAIVTASGDHAFSVEVMRTDEGRERGLMGRRYLPADRGMLFDFGTERPVMMWMKNTYLPLDMIFIGRAGKVVALAENTEPFSEAIIPSKAPAFAVLEVNAGTARKIGLKIGDTVQHSLFQR, encoded by the coding sequence ATGACATCAAGGCTTTTGGCCCCCCTTCTCGTTCTTTGTCTTTTCCTGTTCGGCTTCGATAGGGGCATCAGGTTCACATATGCCGCCGAGGATAGCCTCGAACCCCTGGCCATCGTGACGGCCTCCGGCGATCATGCTTTCTCGGTGGAGGTCATGCGTACAGATGAGGGCCGCGAGCGCGGATTGATGGGTCGCCGTTATCTGCCCGCCGATCGGGGGATGTTGTTCGACTTTGGGACCGAACGGCCCGTCATGATGTGGATGAAGAATACCTATCTGCCGCTCGACATGATCTTCATCGGCCGCGCCGGTAAGGTCGTTGCGCTGGCAGAAAATACTGAACCGTTTTCCGAGGCGATCATTCCCTCGAAAGCACCGGCCTTTGCCGTGCTTGAGGTCAATGCGGGAACGGCTCGGAAAATCGGCCTGAAAATCGGCGATACCGTTCAACATAGTCTGTTCCAGCGATAA
- a CDS encoding cold-shock protein yields the protein MPDKDQTQSHAAFDNPLLDALADSPEPAQLVEISGRIKWFDLVKGYGFVVADNGLGDVLLHVTALRKDGHSKACEGARVVCEAMRGTKGWQVFRVISLDAPAPAEKPDLSEEPPRNLSSREEPQVLPLGGFEDVKVKWFNRVKGFGFLSRGDGTEDIFVHMEILRRHGISILHPGEELRARFGQGPKGLIAIEVRPLDAPAPVHH from the coding sequence TTGCCCGACAAGGACCAGACGCAATCCCATGCCGCTTTCGACAATCCCCTCTTGGATGCCCTGGCGGACTCGCCCGAGCCTGCCCAACTCGTCGAGATTTCCGGGCGGATCAAATGGTTCGACCTCGTCAAGGGCTATGGATTCGTGGTGGCCGATAATGGTCTCGGCGATGTCTTGTTGCATGTGACGGCTCTACGCAAGGATGGTCATTCCAAGGCGTGTGAGGGCGCGCGTGTCGTTTGTGAGGCCATGCGGGGGACCAAGGGCTGGCAGGTGTTCCGCGTCATATCCCTCGATGCGCCGGCGCCCGCCGAAAAGCCGGACCTCTCCGAGGAGCCGCCGCGAAACTTATCCTCACGCGAGGAACCACAAGTCCTGCCCCTTGGCGGTTTCGAGGACGTCAAGGTCAAATGGTTCAATCGGGTGAAAGGATTCGGCTTTCTTTCGCGCGGTGACGGCACGGAAGATATTTTCGTCCATATGGAGATCCTGCGGCGGCACGGTATCTCCATTTTGCATCCCGGGGAGGAACTGCGCGCCCGTTTCGGTCAGGGCCCCAAGGGCCTGATCGCGATCGAAGTCAGGCCGCTTGACGCGCCCGCGCCTGTTCATCACTGA
- a CDS encoding SIR2 family NAD-dependent protein deacylase, which translates to MVILNQIGEARTALLELIEQSDNIVAFTGAGISTECGVPDFRSKDSPWMRYKPIEFNLFLSDVLMREEAWRRKFALDDIYSMAQPGRGHYALANLVQQGKISAIITQNIDNLHQMSGVDDEHIIELHGNGTYATCLSCGLRHELANVRHDFETTGAAPECRSCGGPVKSATISFGQSMPEEAMQRAHDVTRACDLFLAIGSSLVVYPAAAFPLLAAQNNARLVILNGEATPLDSEADLILRGDIGDILEPFSS; encoded by the coding sequence ATGGTCATCCTGAATCAGATTGGCGAAGCGCGGACGGCCTTGCTCGAATTGATCGAACAGTCCGACAATATCGTCGCCTTTACCGGCGCCGGTATTTCAACCGAATGCGGCGTCCCGGATTTTCGTTCCAAAGATTCTCCGTGGATGCGTTATAAGCCGATCGAATTCAATCTCTTCCTGTCCGATGTCTTGATGCGTGAGGAAGCCTGGCGGCGGAAATTCGCCCTCGACGATATCTATTCCATGGCGCAGCCCGGGCGCGGCCATTATGCCCTCGCCAATCTGGTCCAACAGGGCAAAATCTCAGCCATCATCACGCAGAATATCGATAATCTCCACCAGATGTCTGGCGTCGACGACGAGCACATCATCGAATTGCACGGCAATGGCACTTATGCCACCTGCCTGTCCTGCGGGCTTCGCCATGAACTGGCCAACGTGCGGCACGATTTTGAGACGACCGGGGCGGCGCCGGAGTGCAGGTCCTGTGGCGGTCCGGTCAAATCCGCGACCATTTCCTTCGGCCAATCCATGCCTGAGGAGGCCATGCAGCGCGCCCATGACGTGACTCGGGCCTGTGATTTGTTTCTGGCCATCGGTTCCTCACTCGTCGTCTACCCGGCCGCCGCCTTTCCACTCCTCGCGGCGCAAAACAACGCGCGTCTCGTGATCTTGAATGGGGAAGCGACACCGCTCGATTCCGAGGCGGATCTGATCCTGCGCGGCGATATTGGTGATATTCTCGAACCCTTCTCGAGCTAA
- a CDS encoding acetolactate synthase large subunit, translating into MNGAESLLRTLVASGIEVCFANPGTSEMHFVSALDRIEGIRPVLTLFEGVATGAADGYARMAEKPAATLLHLGPGLANGLANLHNARKAQTPMVNIIGDHATTHQRFETPLTSNVAALAQPVSHWVATCRGPKTVAADAARAVQAARVAPGQIASLILPADTAWQPAERAASPLPVMGPAPVSDQAITQARDALLLGNAALLLRGTALRGRGLRAAGRIAAATGARLLCDTFTPRIERGAGRVHVERLPYRPAPTMACLQGTRTLILVGTQAPVAFFAYPDQPSALTPPDCDVLVFSHPHEDAAEGLEQLAEAIGAGDYAPISPCKPPELPIEGGLDPESVMRIIGHYLPEDAIISDESLTSGFLPYPLLDTALPHDHLHLAGGAIGDGLPVAVGAAIACPGRKVIALQADGSAMYTLQSLWTQAREQLDITTIIYANRAYKVLFEELHSVGAAKAGPHAFSLFDLHDPTLNWVKLAEGMGVEARRVEDTRNLTSALRSAITGRGPRLIEVVL; encoded by the coding sequence ATGAACGGCGCGGAAAGCCTGTTGCGCACGCTGGTTGCGAGCGGCATCGAGGTTTGTTTCGCCAATCCTGGCACCTCAGAAATGCATTTCGTCAGCGCCTTGGACAGGATCGAGGGGATCCGTCCTGTCTTGACCCTTTTTGAAGGTGTGGCAACGGGAGCGGCCGATGGCTATGCGCGCATGGCGGAAAAGCCGGCCGCGACCTTGCTGCATCTCGGCCCTGGCCTCGCCAATGGTCTCGCCAACCTGCACAATGCCCGCAAGGCGCAGACGCCCATGGTCAATATTATTGGTGACCATGCAACGACGCATCAGCGATTCGAGACGCCGCTGACCTCTAATGTCGCGGCTCTCGCACAGCCGGTCTCGCATTGGGTGGCCACCTGCAGAGGCCCCAAAACCGTCGCGGCCGATGCCGCGCGCGCCGTGCAGGCCGCCCGGGTGGCGCCGGGACAAATCGCCAGTCTTATTCTACCCGCCGATACGGCTTGGCAGCCGGCTGAAAGAGCGGCTTCTCCCTTGCCCGTCATGGGGCCGGCTCCGGTTTCTGATCAGGCCATTACACAGGCGCGCGATGCGCTTCTTCTTGGTAATGCGGCCTTGCTGCTGCGCGGGACTGCCTTGCGCGGCCGTGGCTTGCGGGCCGCCGGTCGTATTGCCGCGGCGACCGGCGCGAGGCTTCTTTGCGATACATTCACGCCCCGCATCGAGCGGGGCGCTGGTCGCGTCCATGTCGAACGATTGCCCTATCGCCCGGCACCGACCATGGCGTGCCTCCAGGGAACGCGGACCTTGATCCTTGTTGGCACGCAAGCGCCAGTCGCTTTCTTCGCTTATCCCGATCAGCCGAGCGCATTGACGCCTCCTGATTGCGACGTGCTGGTCTTCTCGCATCCCCACGAGGATGCCGCCGAAGGTCTCGAGCAGCTTGCCGAAGCGATCGGGGCCGGCGATTACGCGCCGATCTCGCCCTGCAAGCCGCCTGAACTGCCCATTGAGGGTGGGCTCGATCCCGAATCGGTCATGCGTATCATCGGACATTATCTGCCTGAGGACGCCATCATCAGCGATGAAAGCCTGACGAGCGGGTTTTTACCCTATCCTCTGCTCGATACAGCTTTGCCGCATGATCATCTTCATCTTGCTGGCGGAGCGATCGGGGATGGACTGCCGGTCGCGGTCGGAGCCGCTATCGCTTGTCCCGGACGTAAAGTGATTGCCTTACAAGCCGATGGCAGCGCCATGTATACATTGCAATCGCTGTGGACACAGGCGCGAGAGCAACTCGATATTACGACGATCATCTATGCCAATCGGGCCTATAAAGTTCTGTTCGAGGAATTGCACAGCGTTGGTGCTGCCAAAGCTGGACCTCATGCATTCTCGTTGTTCGATCTCCATGATCCAACCTTGAACTGGGTCAAGCTTGCCGAGGGGATGGGAGTGGAAGCGAGGCGCGTCGAAGATACACGCAATCTGACGAGCGCCTTGCGATCTGCGATCACCGGTCGTGGCCCGAGATTGATCGAAGTGGTTTTATGA